A region from the Prochlorococcus marinus XMU1408 genome encodes:
- a CDS encoding TIGR01777 family oxidoreductase, which yields MKLFLTGCTGFIGRELIPLLISEGHKLTIISRQSEKKIKMTVNSSEIKVIQMNPADSSSWNNEELQSSLQSCEGVINLAGEPIAEKRWTDEHCKEITNSRLETTKNLIQNLRNLKKSPKVLINASAIGFYGSHSQTEFTEEDIPGDDYLANLCQEWETIAKNKPRATRLLIIRIGIVLAKDGGALGKMLPIFKAGLGGPIGDGKQWMSWIHRTDICNLINESIKNSSFSGVINGVAPNPVRMNEFASLLGKVLGRPSLLAVPGPILKLILGDGARVVLEGQNVQSKKFKKLRFKFIFPTINEALKSILN from the coding sequence ATGAAATTATTTCTTACTGGTTGCACTGGCTTCATAGGACGAGAATTAATTCCTTTACTCATTAGTGAAGGCCACAAACTCACGATCATATCTAGACAATCCGAAAAAAAAATAAAAATGACAGTTAATAGCTCAGAGATCAAGGTTATTCAAATGAATCCCGCTGACTCTTCTTCTTGGAATAATGAAGAATTGCAAAGCTCGCTTCAAAGCTGTGAGGGAGTAATAAACCTTGCAGGCGAGCCAATTGCTGAAAAAAGATGGACTGACGAACATTGCAAAGAGATTACCAATAGTCGCCTAGAAACAACTAAAAATCTGATTCAAAACCTTCGTAATCTAAAAAAATCCCCAAAAGTCCTAATTAACGCTTCTGCGATTGGTTTTTATGGCTCACATTCTCAAACTGAATTTACTGAAGAAGATATTCCTGGTGATGATTACCTAGCTAATTTATGTCAAGAATGGGAAACTATTGCAAAAAACAAACCAAGAGCAACTCGACTTTTAATTATAAGAATTGGAATTGTATTGGCCAAAGATGGAGGAGCACTTGGAAAAATGCTACCCATTTTCAAAGCTGGTCTTGGAGGTCCTATTGGAGATGGAAAACAATGGATGAGCTGGATACATAGAACAGATATTTGTAATCTGATTAACGAAAGTATTAAAAATTCGTCTTTTTCAGGTGTAATAAATGGAGTTGCACCAAATCCAGTAAGAATGAATGAGTTTGCAAGTTTACTTGGCAAAGTACTTGGAAGGCCAAGCCTTTTGGCGGTGCCAGGTCCAATACTAAAATTAATTTTAGGAGATGGAGCACGTGTAGTTTTAGAGGGACAAAATGTACAATCTAAAAAATTTAAAAAGCTAAGGTTTAAATTTATTTTTCCTACAATTAATGAGGCTTTAAAATCAATATTAAACTAA
- a CDS encoding NAD(P)H-quinone oxidoreductase subunit O has product MSDQPAKVDDSQSPPKVIKKFRKGDLIKVDRVKYLNSLESKASDNNLPEYIFQGPGEVLLIKGDYCQIRWRRPVPDVWISSDHIVSY; this is encoded by the coding sequence ATGTCTGATCAACCTGCAAAAGTAGATGATTCACAATCACCTCCAAAAGTAATTAAGAAATTCAGAAAAGGAGATCTTATAAAAGTCGATCGTGTGAAATATTTAAATAGCTTAGAATCTAAAGCAAGTGATAATAATTTACCTGAATATATTTTTCAAGGTCCAGGAGAGGTACTACTTATTAAAGGTGATTATTGTCAAATTAGGTGGAGGAGACCTGTTCCTGATGTCTGGATAAGTTCTGATCACATAGTTTCATATTAG
- a CDS encoding J domain-containing protein produces the protein MTSDPYQILKVHPKTNLQDIKKAYRELVKIHHPDKGGDIKVMLEINAAWEILKTKHKNNKVNKIDNCNANRETRYKKETTHSSQSEDIKTWFKNIYIPIDKLLGQIVNPLPAKIRDLSADPYDELLMDTFCLYLEKSKSKINKVKIIYTSIASPSLIKDFSLDLYHCLSQVEDGLNELERYTMGYVDNYLHDGKSMIAEAKKKRKFLQTNKKEWLFNK, from the coding sequence ATGACTAGCGACCCATATCAAATATTAAAAGTTCATCCCAAGACAAACCTCCAAGATATTAAAAAGGCATATAGAGAGCTTGTAAAAATACATCATCCAGATAAAGGAGGAGATATAAAAGTAATGCTCGAAATAAATGCTGCATGGGAAATATTAAAGACAAAGCACAAGAATAATAAAGTAAATAAAATTGATAATTGTAATGCTAACAGGGAAACTAGATATAAAAAAGAGACCACTCATTCCTCGCAATCTGAAGATATAAAAACTTGGTTTAAGAATATTTATATCCCAATCGATAAATTACTTGGTCAAATAGTTAATCCTTTACCAGCAAAAATCAGAGACTTGTCAGCAGACCCTTATGATGAGTTATTAATGGATACTTTCTGCTTATATCTTGAAAAAAGTAAAAGCAAAATTAATAAAGTAAAAATAATATATACCTCTATTGCAAGTCCTTCTCTAATTAAAGATTTTAGCTTAGATCTTTATCATTGCTTATCACAAGTTGAGGACGGTCTTAATGAATTAGAGCGCTACACTATGGGTTATGTTGATAATTATCTACACGATGGCAAGTCAATGATTGCAGAAGCAAAGAAAAAAAGAAAATTCTTACAAACAAATAAAAAAGAATGGCTTTTTAATAAATAA
- the cysK gene encoding cysteine synthase A, giving the protein MKIANDITALVGQTPLVKLNRLPNEFNCKAEIVAKLESFNPTASVKDRIAGAMVQSAEREGTIKPGQTVLIEPTSGNTGIALAMVAAAKGYRLILTMPDTMSTERRSMLRAFGAELQLTPGKEGIQGAIHLAKELVASIPNSYLLQQFDNLSNPEIHEKTTAEEIWKDCEGKLDGLIAGVGTGGTITGCARFLKRNNPKIKVFAVEPSSSPILSGGKSGTHAIQGIGAGFIPNVLDMSQLDEVIQISDDEAMEIGRRLAKEEGLLSGVSSGAAVAAALKIGSKSEFANKRLVVILPSFGERYLSTTMFTSIPANPVRGNEYL; this is encoded by the coding sequence ATGAAAATTGCTAATGACATAACTGCTCTAGTGGGCCAAACACCTCTGGTCAAGCTAAATCGATTACCTAATGAATTTAATTGCAAGGCGGAAATCGTCGCCAAATTAGAAAGTTTTAACCCAACAGCTTCAGTAAAAGACCGCATAGCTGGAGCAATGGTGCAATCAGCCGAGAGAGAAGGCACAATCAAACCTGGTCAGACTGTATTAATTGAGCCCACTAGCGGTAATACTGGTATTGCTTTGGCAATGGTAGCGGCAGCGAAAGGATACCGACTAATCCTTACAATGCCTGACACAATGAGTACTGAAAGACGTTCTATGCTCAGAGCATTTGGAGCAGAGCTTCAACTAACTCCTGGGAAAGAAGGGATACAAGGCGCTATTCATCTAGCCAAAGAATTAGTAGCATCGATTCCAAACTCATATTTACTTCAGCAATTCGATAACTTATCGAATCCTGAAATTCACGAAAAAACTACCGCCGAAGAGATATGGAAAGATTGCGAAGGAAAACTGGATGGATTAATTGCTGGTGTAGGAACAGGAGGAACAATAACTGGTTGTGCAAGATTTTTAAAACGAAATAATCCTAAAATTAAGGTTTTTGCTGTAGAACCATCATCTAGTCCAATACTCTCAGGAGGTAAATCTGGAACTCATGCAATACAAGGAATTGGTGCTGGTTTTATACCTAATGTATTAGATATGAGTCAACTTGATGAAGTAATACAAATCAGTGATGATGAAGCAATGGAAATAGGAAGGAGGCTTGCAAAAGAGGAAGGTTTACTAAGTGGAGTAAGCAGTGGAGCGGCAGTAGCGGCAGCGCTCAAGATTGGTAGCAAATCTGAATTTGCCAATAAGCGTTTAGTTGTTATTTTACCTAGCTTTGGAGAAAGATATCTTTCGACAACTATGTTTACTTCTATTCCTGCAAATCCAGTTAGAGGAAATGAGTATCTCTAA
- a CDS encoding ArnT family glycosyltransferase → MTERVSQNYRPPILWIFLFWTIACVIAFISLGNLPLRDFDEATVARVALELNQKSGLDRLLPSIWDEPYLNKPPGLHWIISFAIWIRQKFQHNIEFLPSEFCIRFFPALFSTFVVPLGGLIQWNLRPKDRISCITTSAILLTLLPIVRYGRMAMLDGTQLSAIAFLWFCLSSIENNRSNKVKFLGAGFACSFMLLLKAPVIIPALLASLLPLIWENRSRNYFNNLSWGWFFYGLIPGFAWHLWNVFSYGSGALWMWWGDGAGRVLFKEGSGSELGFLVPVIEIFEGGWPWILVWPIGVVWAFSHLHTRWGTWAFSTQIIIAGSILPLKLQLPWYIHPFWLPFALLCGPPIAWLINRKDYDYVLARKILSIIPYVISFIGLSLLILSLLLKFNLLNWGEEYFNIIFSISSGWLIGARLLSNSRKNIRKIGFLGIILGSVIGLIFFVSSKFWLWEINENWDVRPVAELISDLPNQEIYIGNSFERPSLNWYAQKQIKSFDKKTQTKCKVIKETNDWDLYTCNE, encoded by the coding sequence TTGACTGAGAGAGTTTCCCAAAACTATAGACCTCCAATCTTGTGGATCTTTCTTTTTTGGACAATAGCTTGTGTAATTGCATTTATTTCTCTTGGGAACTTGCCTTTGAGAGATTTTGACGAAGCAACAGTTGCTCGAGTAGCGCTGGAATTGAACCAAAAAAGTGGACTAGATAGATTGCTACCTTCGATCTGGGATGAACCATATTTGAATAAACCCCCAGGTTTGCATTGGATAATTTCTTTTGCTATCTGGATTAGGCAAAAATTTCAACATAATATTGAATTTTTACCTTCCGAGTTTTGTATAAGATTTTTTCCAGCACTTTTTTCTACTTTTGTTGTGCCTTTGGGAGGGCTGATTCAATGGAATTTACGGCCTAAAGATCGAATTTCTTGTATTACTACATCAGCTATTTTATTGACTTTATTGCCAATTGTTAGGTACGGACGAATGGCAATGTTGGATGGGACACAGCTGAGTGCGATTGCATTTTTATGGTTTTGCTTATCATCAATAGAAAATAACAGGTCAAACAAAGTTAAGTTTTTAGGAGCTGGATTTGCTTGTAGTTTCATGCTTTTACTCAAGGCCCCTGTAATTATTCCTGCACTTTTAGCGTCTTTATTACCTTTGATTTGGGAAAACAGGTCAAGAAATTATTTCAATAATCTTTCATGGGGATGGTTTTTTTATGGCCTAATCCCTGGCTTCGCTTGGCATTTATGGAATGTATTTTCCTATGGCTCTGGAGCTTTATGGATGTGGTGGGGTGATGGTGCAGGAAGAGTTTTGTTTAAAGAAGGTTCTGGTAGTGAGCTTGGCTTTCTAGTCCCAGTAATTGAAATATTTGAAGGAGGATGGCCTTGGATTCTTGTATGGCCAATTGGAGTTGTATGGGCATTTTCTCATCTGCATACTCGTTGGGGAACTTGGGCTTTTAGTACACAAATAATTATTGCTGGAAGTATTTTACCCTTGAAACTGCAATTGCCTTGGTATATACATCCTTTTTGGTTGCCTTTTGCTTTATTATGTGGTCCACCAATTGCTTGGTTAATTAACAGAAAAGATTATGATTATGTTCTTGCTAGGAAAATATTAAGCATAATCCCTTATGTAATATCTTTCATTGGATTATCTCTATTGATTCTCTCTTTACTATTGAAATTCAACTTATTAAATTGGGGAGAAGAATACTTTAATATAATTTTTTCTATAAGTTCTGGTTGGCTGATTGGGGCACGATTACTATCAAATTCAAGAAAGAATATTAGGAAAATTGGTTTTTTGGGGATAATTCTAGGAAGCGTAATTGGCTTAATCTTCTTTGTAAGTTCAAAATTTTGGTTATGGGAAATAAATGAGAATTGGGATGTAAGACCAGTAGCTGAATTGATATCTGACTTACCTAATCAAGAAATTTATATTGGTAATAGCTTTGAGCGTCCAAGTTTAAATTGGTATGCACAAAAACAAATAAAAAGTTTTGACAAGAAAACTCAGACTAAATGCAAGGTTATTAAGGAAACTAATGATTGGGATCTTTATACATGCAATGAATAA
- a CDS encoding ABC transporter ATP-binding protein — protein sequence MKPTEFGDLEFDKVSFSWPNGVNVIDQCSFSIKKPGLWMLVGENGSGKSTLFRLITGVIRPKSGRVFCSLKPSLVFQNPDHQLLMPTCKSELILCVPKTIPQSKLFELIQSALEKVDLGEMLDRPIHTLSGGQKQRLALACAVVSDSNLLLLDEPTALLDPQSQKSVLKVVKKLTSSSTDPITAIWVTHRLEELFYCDGAAILKNGAIGKWDSGSKVFQQLKSLALR from the coding sequence TTGAAACCAACTGAGTTTGGCGATTTGGAATTCGATAAAGTTTCTTTTTCTTGGCCCAATGGAGTCAATGTTATTGATCAATGCTCGTTTTCAATTAAAAAACCTGGGTTGTGGATGTTGGTAGGAGAAAATGGAAGTGGTAAAAGTACCTTGTTTCGCCTAATAACTGGAGTAATTCGACCTAAAAGTGGAAGAGTTTTCTGTTCTTTGAAGCCATCATTGGTTTTTCAAAATCCAGACCATCAATTGCTTATGCCAACTTGTAAAAGTGAGTTGATCCTTTGTGTACCGAAAACTATTCCTCAAAGTAAGTTATTTGAGTTGATTCAATCAGCCCTTGAAAAAGTCGATTTAGGAGAAATGTTAGATAGACCTATTCATACCCTTAGTGGAGGACAAAAGCAGCGATTAGCTCTTGCTTGTGCAGTGGTAAGTGATTCTAATTTACTTTTACTTGATGAGCCGACTGCTCTTTTAGATCCTCAAAGTCAAAAGTCAGTCTTAAAAGTTGTGAAGAAGTTAACAAGTTCCTCAACTGATCCAATTACTGCAATATGGGTAACTCATCGTTTAGAGGAATTGTTTTACTGTGATGGTGCGGCAATACTTAAAAATGGAGCTATTGGAAAATGGGATTCTGGTTCAAAAGTGTTCCAACAATTAAAATCACTTGCCCTTAGGTAG
- a CDS encoding response regulator transcription factor, producing the protein MKPCILLIEDDQDMRDLVAGHLEHTGFDVQRAEDGIKGQALALQYAPDLILLDLMLPKVDGLTLCQRLRRDERTAGIPILMITALGGIKDKVTGFNSGADDYITKPFDLEELQVRIKALLRRTNRAPLGSSNQQEILNYGPLTLVPERFEAIWFEAPVRLTHLEFELLHCLMQRHGQTVAPSLILKEVWGYEPDDDIETIRVHVRHLRTKLEPDPRKPKFIKTVYGAGYCLELPTGDKINEIQPLILQAREESSSKKNTDERVTV; encoded by the coding sequence ATGAAGCCTTGCATTTTACTTATTGAAGACGACCAGGACATGAGAGACCTGGTTGCAGGGCATCTAGAACATACTGGTTTTGATGTTCAAAGAGCTGAGGATGGCATTAAGGGGCAAGCTCTAGCTTTGCAATATGCTCCTGATCTTATTCTTCTTGATTTAATGCTTCCAAAGGTTGATGGTTTAACCCTTTGCCAGCGCCTAAGAAGAGATGAAAGGACAGCGGGAATACCAATACTTATGATTACGGCTTTGGGTGGTATTAAAGATAAAGTCACGGGATTTAACTCAGGTGCTGATGATTACATAACAAAACCATTTGATTTAGAAGAATTACAAGTCAGAATAAAAGCTCTATTAAGAAGAACTAATCGTGCTCCTTTAGGAAGTAGTAATCAGCAAGAAATACTCAATTATGGACCTCTTACTCTTGTCCCTGAAAGATTTGAGGCGATTTGGTTTGAAGCTCCTGTGCGTTTAACTCACTTGGAATTTGAATTGCTGCATTGTTTAATGCAAAGGCATGGCCAGACAGTTGCACCTTCACTAATTCTCAAAGAAGTTTGGGGGTATGAACCTGATGATGATATTGAAACGATTCGTGTCCATGTAAGACATTTGAGAACAAAGCTTGAGCCTGATCCAAGAAAACCTAAATTCATAAAAACTGTTTATGGTGCTGGATATTGCTTGGAATTACCAACTGGGGATAAAATAAATGAAATTCAACCCTTAATATTGCAAGCAAGAGAAGAGAGCTCTTCAAAAAAAAATACTGATGAAAGGGTCACTGTTTAA